A genomic stretch from Caulobacter sp. FWC2 includes:
- a CDS encoding NnrU family protein, producing MTILILGLALFLGVHSTRILAAPFRAAQVAAHPGRWKGLYSVLSAVGLGLIIWGWIQFRPMAPQLYDPPPWGRHAAMGLVWVAFVLLAGSNGPVGRIKATVRHPMLLGTILWSAGHLLANGDQASALLFGAFLVWAVADLISALRRGEPAPVVTKPIADVIAVVAGSALYAVFVFVLHRLLFGVSPLG from the coding sequence ATGACGATACTGATCCTGGGGCTGGCGTTGTTTCTGGGCGTCCACTCGACGCGGATCCTGGCCGCGCCGTTCCGCGCCGCCCAGGTCGCCGCCCATCCGGGGCGCTGGAAGGGGCTTTATTCCGTCCTCTCGGCGGTGGGGCTGGGCCTGATCATCTGGGGCTGGATCCAGTTCCGGCCGATGGCGCCGCAGCTCTATGATCCGCCGCCCTGGGGACGCCACGCGGCGATGGGCCTGGTTTGGGTGGCCTTCGTGCTGCTGGCCGGCTCGAACGGCCCGGTCGGACGGATCAAGGCGACCGTGCGCCATCCGATGCTGCTGGGAACCATCCTCTGGTCGGCCGGCCACCTGCTGGCCAATGGAGACCAGGCCTCGGCGCTGCTGTTCGGCGCGTTCCTGGTCTGGGCGGTCGCGGACCTGATCTCGGCGCTGAGACGCGGGGAGCCGGCGCCGGTCGTGACCAAGCCGATCGCGGACGTGATCGCGGTGGTCGCCGGCTCGGCGCTGTACGCGGTGTTCGTGTTCGTCCTGCACCGGCTGTTGTTCGGGGTCTCGCCGCTGGGTTAG
- a CDS encoding 2OG-Fe(II) oxygenase, whose protein sequence is MDWTRITAELDVRGWALTGPILKPETCRGIADLYPQDAGFRSRVVMARHGFGRGEYKYFSYPLPEVVQRLRQGLYGPLSTIANAWAERLGEDRRFPEALDDMLARCRQAGQARPTPLLLTYGPGDYNCLHQDLYGEHVFPLQAAFLLDEPGRDFDGGEFVIVEQRPRQQSAPQVVPLRQGEGVIFAVRERPAEGVRGVHRRMLRHGVSEIRSGRRRTLGVIFHDAT, encoded by the coding sequence ATGGACTGGACCCGTATAACCGCCGAGCTCGACGTCCGCGGCTGGGCCCTGACCGGTCCGATCCTGAAACCCGAGACCTGCCGGGGGATCGCCGACCTCTATCCCCAGGACGCGGGCTTCCGTAGTCGAGTGGTCATGGCCCGCCACGGCTTCGGGCGCGGCGAGTACAAGTACTTCAGCTATCCCCTGCCGGAAGTCGTCCAGCGACTCCGGCAGGGACTCTACGGACCGCTGTCGACGATCGCCAACGCCTGGGCCGAACGCCTGGGCGAAGACCGCCGCTTTCCGGAAGCGCTGGACGACATGCTGGCGCGCTGCCGGCAGGCCGGCCAGGCGCGGCCCACGCCCCTGCTGCTGACCTACGGCCCCGGCGACTACAACTGCCTGCACCAGGACCTCTATGGCGAGCACGTCTTCCCGCTGCAGGCGGCGTTCCTGCTGGACGAACCGGGCCGCGACTTCGACGGCGGCGAGTTCGTGATCGTCGAGCAGCGGCCCCGGCAGCAGTCCGCGCCGCAGGTCGTGCCGCTAAGGCAAGGCGAGGGCGTGATCTTCGCGGTGCGCGAACGGCCGGCGGAAGGCGTGCGAGGTGTTCACCGCAGGATGCTGCGGCATGGGGTAAGCGAGATCCGCTCAGGCCGACGGCGGACCCTGGGCGTGATCTTCCACGACGCGACCTAA
- a CDS encoding FeoA family protein: MSEAFALSSPFNPAETSGVRPLATAGRGDRGVIVKVTGVSGAAEAVAAEELERRLLEMGFVEGAAIEVLHEGLFGRDPIAVRVDDTRVALRRREAGAVTVKFDGR, from the coding sequence ATGTCCGAGGCGTTTGCATTGTCCTCTCCATTCAACCCAGCCGAGACCTCCGGCGTGCGTCCCCTGGCCACCGCCGGGCGGGGCGATCGCGGGGTGATCGTCAAGGTCACCGGCGTGTCGGGCGCGGCCGAGGCCGTGGCGGCGGAGGAGCTTGAGCGACGCCTTCTGGAGATGGGCTTCGTGGAGGGCGCCGCCATCGAGGTGCTGCACGAAGGCCTGTTCGGCCGCGACCCGATCGCCGTCCGCGTCGACGACACGCGCGTCGCCCTGCGTCGGCGTGAAGCCGGCGCCGTCACCGTGAAATTCGACGGACGCTAA
- a CDS encoding methylated-DNA--[protein]-cysteine S-methyltransferase → MIAATYPNDDARWDAMRAKDRAAEGVFYIGVRTTGVYCVASCGGRPLRQNVAFYATREDARAAGLRACLRCKPDLNRETLRWAVGETSLGLALVARSEAGLRLLTLGDDAEALRHDLEKRFEHARIVSDPEGLAADLKAVADLVDHPGQALDLPIDAQGTELQKAVWAALREIPAGRTASYADIARAIGQPTAARAVAQACGANPLAVITPCHRVVRADGGLSGYRWGVERKRALLAREPA, encoded by the coding sequence ATGATCGCTGCGACCTACCCCAATGACGACGCGCGCTGGGACGCCATGCGCGCCAAGGATCGCGCCGCCGAGGGCGTCTTCTACATCGGCGTGCGCACCACCGGCGTCTACTGCGTCGCCAGTTGCGGCGGCCGTCCGCTGCGCCAGAACGTCGCCTTCTACGCCACGCGCGAAGACGCCCGCGCCGCCGGCCTGCGCGCCTGCCTGCGCTGCAAGCCCGACCTCAACCGCGAGACCCTGCGCTGGGCCGTCGGCGAGACCAGCCTGGGCCTGGCCCTGGTCGCGCGTTCCGAGGCCGGCCTGCGCCTGCTGACCCTGGGCGATGACGCCGAGGCGCTGCGCCACGACCTGGAAAAGCGCTTCGAGCACGCCCGGATCGTCTCGGACCCGGAAGGCCTCGCCGCCGACCTGAAGGCCGTGGCCGATCTGGTCGACCATCCCGGCCAGGCCCTGGACCTGCCGATCGACGCTCAGGGGACCGAGCTGCAGAAGGCCGTCTGGGCCGCCCTGCGCGAGATCCCGGCCGGGCGGACCGCCTCCTATGCCGACATCGCCCGCGCCATCGGCCAGCCCACCGCCGCCCGCGCCGTGGCCCAGGCCTGCGGGGCCAATCCGCTGGCGGTGATCACGCCCTGCCACCGCGTGGTCCGCGCCGACGGCGGCCTGTCCGGCTACCGCTGGGGCGTCGAGCGCAAGCGCGCCTTGCTGGCGCGGGAGCCGGCGTGA
- a CDS encoding EAL domain-containing protein, which produces MRRLMLWLLTGAYLCLALIVSLFLWRMGATPAVGVSAFIGSLGLAFAFHGVLGQTFLAAALRGDIDTVREAHAILLDQIEKVDARVSDLVESVAADAQRRTEELSTEVHQLEDLIASMNDRLEHQLNHQVAAASARSHNLGRERAPHASHMLQVVQDALAENRVDLYLQPIVSLPQRRTVFYESFSRLRDETGRVMMPAEYLAVAEPEGLMTAIDNLLLFRCVQIVRRLAKQDRKVGIFCNISLASLGDESFFPQFLEFMQANKDLAGAVIFELGQAAFDRRGPVEARHMARLASLGFSFSLDKVSDLDLDFQDLARADVRYLKVGAQMMLDQLEEQDGKLVIASLPDLNAADFAALTRRYGIEVIVEKVEAEKQIVDILDLDIGYGQGHLFGEPRAIRDAVLAEAEPPQDFMRGALRRRAVAW; this is translated from the coding sequence ATGCGTAGGCTGATGCTGTGGCTCCTGACGGGGGCTTATCTTTGTCTGGCTTTGATCGTCTCCCTCTTCCTCTGGAGGATGGGCGCGACTCCGGCTGTCGGCGTTTCAGCCTTCATCGGCAGCCTGGGCCTGGCCTTCGCCTTTCACGGCGTGCTGGGCCAGACCTTCCTGGCGGCCGCCCTGCGAGGCGACATCGACACCGTGCGCGAAGCCCACGCCATCCTCCTGGACCAGATCGAGAAGGTCGACGCCCGCGTGTCGGATCTGGTGGAATCGGTCGCCGCCGACGCCCAGCGCCGCACGGAGGAGCTGTCGACCGAGGTCCACCAGCTGGAAGACCTGATCGCCAGCATGAACGACCGGCTGGAGCACCAGCTGAACCACCAGGTCGCCGCCGCCTCGGCCCGCAGCCACAATCTGGGACGCGAGCGCGCGCCCCACGCCAGCCACATGCTGCAGGTCGTGCAGGACGCCCTGGCCGAGAACCGCGTCGATCTCTACCTGCAGCCGATCGTCAGCCTGCCCCAGCGCCGGACCGTCTTCTACGAGAGCTTCTCGCGCCTGCGCGACGAGACCGGCCGCGTGATGATGCCGGCCGAATACCTGGCCGTGGCCGAGCCCGAGGGCCTGATGACGGCCATCGACAACCTGCTGCTGTTCCGCTGCGTGCAGATCGTCCGCCGCCTGGCCAAGCAGGACCGCAAGGTTGGGATATTCTGCAACATCTCCCTGGCCAGCCTGGGCGACGAGAGCTTCTTCCCGCAGTTCCTGGAGTTCATGCAGGCCAACAAGGACCTGGCCGGCGCGGTGATCTTCGAGCTGGGCCAGGCGGCGTTCGATCGCCGGGGTCCCGTCGAGGCCCGCCACATGGCCCGCCTGGCCAGCCTGGGCTTCAGCTTCAGCCTCGACAAGGTCAGCGACCTGGATCTGGACTTCCAGGACCTGGCCCGCGCCGATGTCCGCTACCTGAAGGTCGGCGCCCAGATGATGCTGGACCAGCTGGAAGAGCAGGACGGCAAGCTGGTCATCGCCTCGCTGCCCGACCTGAACGCCGCCGACTTCGCCGCCCTGACCCGCCGCTACGGCATCGAGGTCATCGTCGAGAAGGTCGAGGCCGAAAAGCAGATCGTCGACATTCTCGACTTGGACATCGGCTACGGCCAAGGCCACCTGTTCGGCGAGCCGCGCGCCATTCGTGACGCCGTCCTGGCCGAGGCCGAGCCGCCGCAGGACTTCATGCGCGGGGCCCTGCGTCGCCGCGCCGTCGCCTGGTAG
- a CDS encoding TIGR01459 family HAD-type hydrolase yields MMDFPAGLSALSDRYDVVLCDVWGVIHNGVESFPAACAALTQWAETKGPVVLISNSPRPSYDVVAQLDSLGVPRSAWQGFVTSGDATRALLTPHTGTKVWKIGPERDGPLWAGFDLTLAGPEDADFILCSGLYDDESEVPEDYRDRLKVAADRGLKFICANPDRVVQRGDKLIFCAGALADLYEALGGKVVMAGKPYAAIYDLAVAEAAQLLGRPVDRDRVLCIGDGVITDVKGAHDQKLACLFIAKGIHGETAVGPDGQLIPEAVQALLDAEAVGATHAIGDLVW; encoded by the coding sequence ATGATGGACTTCCCCGCCGGCCTTTCCGCCCTTTCCGACCGCTATGACGTAGTTCTGTGTGACGTCTGGGGCGTGATCCATAACGGGGTGGAGAGCTTCCCCGCCGCCTGCGCGGCGCTGACCCAATGGGCCGAGACCAAGGGTCCGGTGGTGCTGATCTCCAATTCGCCGCGGCCGTCGTACGACGTGGTCGCCCAGCTCGACAGCCTGGGCGTGCCGCGCTCGGCCTGGCAGGGCTTCGTCACCTCGGGCGACGCCACCCGGGCGTTGCTGACGCCGCATACCGGGACCAAGGTCTGGAAGATCGGCCCCGAGCGCGACGGTCCTCTATGGGCGGGCTTCGACCTGACCCTGGCCGGTCCCGAGGACGCCGACTTCATCCTGTGCTCGGGCCTCTATGACGACGAGAGCGAGGTTCCCGAGGACTATCGCGACCGCCTGAAGGTCGCCGCCGACCGGGGCCTTAAGTTCATCTGCGCCAATCCGGACCGCGTCGTGCAGCGCGGCGACAAGCTGATCTTCTGCGCCGGCGCCCTGGCCGATCTGTATGAGGCCCTGGGCGGCAAGGTGGTCATGGCCGGCAAGCCCTATGCGGCGATCTACGACCTGGCCGTGGCCGAGGCGGCGCAGCTGCTGGGCCGTCCCGTCGACCGCGATCGGGTGCTGTGCATCGGCGACGGCGTCATCACCGACGTGAAGGGCGCCCACGACCAGAAGCTGGCCTGCCTGTTCATCGCCAAGGGCATCCATGGCGAGACGGCCGTCGGTCCCGATGGCCAGCTGATCCCGGAAGCCGTCCAGGCCCTGCTCGACGCCGAGGCCGTGGGCGCGACCCACGCCATCGGCGATCTGGTCTGGTAA
- a CDS encoding MaoC family dehydratase: MMQGKFLEELSVGQSAQLVRTVGEADLVAFAAVTGDTNPVHLDADYAATTSFGERIAHGMLSAGYISAVLGTTLPGPGAIYLSQTLKFKRPVKIGDEVTAMVTISEINAAKAQVTLATVCKVNGKAVLDGEAVVMVPRKVA, translated from the coding sequence GTGATGCAGGGCAAGTTTCTCGAGGAGCTGAGCGTCGGCCAGTCGGCGCAGTTGGTCCGCACCGTCGGCGAGGCCGACCTCGTCGCGTTCGCGGCTGTCACCGGTGACACCAATCCGGTGCACCTGGACGCCGACTACGCGGCCACGACAAGCTTCGGCGAGCGCATCGCCCACGGCATGCTGTCGGCCGGCTACATCTCGGCGGTGCTGGGCACCACCCTGCCCGGCCCCGGCGCGATCTACCTTTCGCAGACACTGAAGTTCAAGCGTCCGGTCAAGATCGGCGACGAGGTCACCGCCATGGTCACCATCTCCGAGATCAACGCGGCCAAGGCCCAGGTCACCCTCGCCACCGTCTGCAAGGTCAATGGCAAGGCTGTGCTCGACGGCGAGGCCGTGGTCATGGTTCCGCGCAAGGTCGCCTGA
- a CDS encoding bifunctional riboflavin kinase/FAD synthetase, whose translation MPLKIVNAWKNLPAEERGAAVALGNFDGVHRGHQQVIAQAAKAALADHTPLGVITFDPHPRRLFRPTEPAFKLMTHAQQARALGALGVGLLYLLPFDFEMASFGDREFVEKVLVEGLSVKHVAAGFDISFGRGRTGSGDLLKRYGEEYGFTVSIAEPVASRDGEKFSSTGVRDALRHGEPDQAARILGRPFAIEGVVRRGQQLGRQLGFPTANVEVEDYVVPKLGVYATRTRLPDGREVPGVANLGNNPTTGMVETRLETWLFDFDEDLYGQIIETDLIAFLRPELKFDSLELMIEQIHKDEQAARAIVAPGF comes from the coding sequence ATGCCGCTCAAGATCGTCAACGCCTGGAAGAACCTCCCCGCCGAAGAGCGCGGCGCCGCCGTCGCGCTGGGCAATTTCGACGGCGTGCATCGCGGTCACCAGCAGGTGATCGCGCAAGCCGCGAAAGCGGCGCTGGCCGACCACACGCCGCTGGGCGTGATCACCTTCGACCCGCATCCGCGTCGCCTGTTCCGACCGACCGAGCCGGCCTTCAAGCTGATGACCCACGCCCAGCAGGCCCGGGCCCTGGGCGCCCTGGGCGTCGGCCTGCTGTACCTGCTGCCGTTCGATTTCGAGATGGCCAGTTTCGGTGACCGCGAGTTCGTCGAGAAGGTGCTGGTCGAGGGCCTCTCCGTGAAGCACGTCGCCGCCGGCTTCGACATCTCGTTCGGCCGCGGCCGCACCGGCAGCGGCGACCTGCTCAAGCGCTATGGCGAGGAGTACGGCTTCACCGTCTCGATCGCCGAGCCCGTAGCGAGCCGTGACGGCGAGAAGTTCTCCTCGACCGGCGTCCGCGACGCCCTGCGCCATGGCGAGCCAGACCAGGCCGCCCGCATCCTGGGACGCCCCTTCGCCATCGAGGGCGTGGTGCGGCGCGGCCAGCAGCTGGGCCGCCAGCTGGGCTTCCCCACCGCCAATGTCGAGGTCGAGGACTATGTGGTCCCCAAGCTCGGCGTCTACGCCACCCGCACCCGCCTGCCCGACGGCCGCGAGGTTCCGGGCGTGGCCAATCTCGGCAACAACCCGACCACCGGCATGGTCGAGACCCGGCTGGAGACCTGGCTGTTCGACTTCGACGAGGATCTCTACGGCCAGATCATCGAGACCGACCTGATCGCCTTCCTGCGCCCGGAACTGAAGTTCGACAGCCTGGAGCTGATGATCGAGCAGATCCACAAGGACGAGCAGGCGGCGCGGGCGATCGTCGCGCCGGGGTTTTGA